The DNA sequence taggtttcaTCCccgtaattaacaaataaaaataaagaattgctaattattctaatcgattgattcgattatcaccgttagcaaataaatgtgttttaataaattatttgaattgttttgggaattgaattattttattattaaccatcgcaaccAGTTAGTTCAATTaaaacgattaataaattaatgaaggATTTTAATCATCGTTAATTatcgtaatcaataggtttgattaaaacaattaacgaaTTAAACCTTTCATgtgcatataaaattatattagatTAAAAACTAATTTGAATATCTTTAATCGGAAAATCCTAGTTAATCCAAGCAATTTCACAAGTAGAGGAATATCCTAAAACGAAACCCTAAGATCCAACAATGGTGAATTACGGTATAATCATACAAACAACGAATTGATTGCCCAGAATCATTCTAAACATCACCACAAACCATAATATGCAATCAAAGTTCATGTATGATGCGTGAATCATAGTATTCAATCTTAGATTGTAAATGACACACCGTGGCTTAAATGGAGATGATTATGGGGGGTGTTGATGTCGTGTGATGATCCAAGCAGCTTCAGGGACCTTCAAGGATTGTATTGCAACCTTCAGAATGCTTTaaaacttttccaaagtctaaaaCCGAATTGTGTTCTTGAGTGAAAATTTTGCTCTTTGAATAGTGTTCTTGCTTCATAATCTCTTCCCCTTCTTGCTAATAGGTTATGGTATTTATAGCGAATGAATTAGAGTTTAAAACTTAGAAAGAAAGTCCTTGATTGATTggagaaatatttgattgaaaataacaCGTGAACTTGCTATTTTTATTCCAATTTGATACCAATCTTTCCAATATCTCTTTGCACGAAATTTGGTTGATTATGAGGCATAAATGATTATTGGATTTGGTTAAATATGTATtcccaatcaaatctttgatttttcctttatttatttgatttaaatcaccttttttgaatgaataaaatccaaataaaatcaaatattcataaaaaatttgtgGCCTTGAGATTGGATGTCTTTGATGACTTGAGGaccaagattggatcataaaagatTGGGCTTCTTTGCAAAACATCCAATTTGGGCCCTATTTACTTCACATGTTTTGCCTAAAAAATGTCCAAcattgacaaggcatatctccctcaatatttaagatatggaagagttctaggactttttggaaacctcaagatgtcctctacaagtcaatttggaaccttttttgcatttggagattttatcttgaagatatggttCCTGACAAGAAAACAGCTTTTGCGAGCTTCTAaaaggacttgtaatgttttgacttatatctcttaggcggaagcattttgttgaccttgggcccaacatcaaagttgtaaatAATTggatttccttgagaatgagctttggttgggtaATTTTTGATATAGCATGAGAGACTTATGGCCATTCAAAGTACacttgacttttgcttagaaaccctaatttagtaacttggatttttgttgatttttgagcttttgactgagcaatctcatgaactgaggcttgaaacttgtcatggagatgatttgAATCCTAAAAGATCATATGAATCTTACTTGAGGCCTTGATACATCCTTTCTCCTTAGCAAAtccgaaaccctaatttgaggaccctttgattaggagagtgtgccttaggttaacccttgagccttgaatcgTTGTATGAGTTCGacagtgaaatgagatgggcaaattttggggtatgacagaaatcAACAAATAGCGATGAACAGAATTCAAGTTTCGGTACAAATCAACACAACAAAACATTAACCTAAATCCCTAATTCCCACATATAATTTCTCATAAACCCCATTAAAGGAAGaaaaatcccacccttaccttggattgagtgcaactCTAATGGATTCTTGGAGAAATTTGGAGAAAATAGCTCTTGAATGGAATCCCTCTTTGACCTCCTTCTtccctctaaaaccctagttttcttctcTTCCAATAAAATGACTACTCTACTttctatttttctggtttttctacccaacaaaaacctattttccatttaatttcaTATTTGGGCTTAACATACTAACATCACATTTCTATTCCTCACTTAAATAAAATAGGCCCAATATTCTccttaacataaaataaataagtcaAATTACAACTTCTAATAATATTCCACTATTattccataaaaaaataatatctgattatttaatataccggGTTAATACTCAATAACTCATATTTACGGTCTAATCTCaaatactcagaaaattcccaaaacgctacatattagcttattaatatttctaatactaaaaatttaaaaatttccgattaaatgttgatccgctatcccgaactaataccgactaaatcgccccaatacacaaaaaattcaataaacatcacaaacgtctaaattaagcgagTAAATAAATTTCCGGGCGTTGCAACTCTCTCCCactaaaatattttcgtcctcgaaaatagaaatttatctgattcaaataactcggaataggagtctcgcatcttgctctccagctCCCAGGTTAGGCTCTCACCAGCAGCTCCCAACCATACAACTTTCACCAATGGAATCTATTTGCCTCTTAGAACCTTCACTTCGCGATCCTCAATTTGCACAAGCATCATCTCCACTGTGAGATTATCACGCACTTGTACGTCGTCCATttgaatcacatgagacggatctgaAACATACTTCCTGAGTTGTgatacatgaaacacatcgtgcaggTTAGCAAGATTTGGCGGTAATGCCACATGATAAGCCACTTTTCCCACCCGATCCGATATCTGATACGGACCAATGAAGCaaggagtgagcttcttagatTTAAGAGCTCGCCCAACACCAGTCACAAGTGTGAccctcaaaaacacatgatcaccagcttggaattccaaatccttTCTTCTCTTGTCATGGAaactcttctgcctactttgagaagctttcatcttatctcgaataAGCTTCACTTTCTATGTAGTCTCCCTAACAATCTCGGGTCCAAGTACCACACTCTCACCTGACTCGTGCCGACATAATGGAGTCCTACACTTCCGACCATACAACGTCTCAAAAGGTGCCATAATACACAATGGTACACCATGCAATTTCACAATCACCTTGACATATATCTCTGCTAACTTCACAATCGGAAACATGAGGTTAATAGGTATAAAGTGTGCcaacttcgtaagcctatcaacaatcacccaaatcgaatcaaatcCTCTCAAGCTATTAGGGAATCCAGTTACGAAGtccatcgaaatgctatcccacttccgttctggaacttctaacggttgcataaATCCTGCAGGcatctgatgttcgatctttgacttctggcaagtcaaacacgCATACACGAACTGTGCCATATCACGTTTCATGCCAGGCCACAAAAAAAacctttcataccccaaaattttcccaccacattttcatactcaagctcatttgaatagaAAAGGCTCAGGACTTGACTGAATGTACACACTCCTAAataacaaccctcaaactagggttttgatcttctcaaagtaaaatcaatttCTAATACCCCAAGTGGActccatgatctctcatatgattcaaattaaCCCCAGgaaaagtttcaagctctgattcataggattgctcagtcaacagtttagaaagtcaacagtcgactagtttgaccttaaagtcaactgtggtcaaagtacattcaaaactcttgattttttgtgaacatccttattttgatgtatcattcatcatttgatcaagtattgatcatgattcatcaaggaaagttcagaaatcaacgaaacctaaagtttctaaattagggttttttgacctaaagtcaactgaactttgaccagccataactttcacatggaacatcagaaatttcccattcaaagctcaatttaaaggaaatttaattctctacaactttgtctctcacatgccaagtctaaaaatgcttcaattGAGaggtatggatcaaaagattataggtcctttttgaaagtcaaacaaaagcaattttttgtcaaagcccatatcatcaagataaaactctcaaatggaaaaaaagcttccaaagtggcttgtagagggaagcttgaggtttccaaaaagtcctagaactcctccataccttaaaaattgagggagatatgccttgtcaaagttggacaattttaagaagaaaaatgtgaaataaaaggctccaaaatgaatctttttgcaaaaggacccaatctttcttggcccaatATTCACTCTTAAGTTATCCAAGGCCCCAAAATTCAATTGCCACGAAAttgttgatttatttgatttattatgagtttttattcatttaaaaaatgattaaaattaagtaaatcaatagaaaatcaaagatatggtttaagggatcaatttgaatcaaatccaatcatcatttacccccatattcaatataatttcgtgctccCCAAGATTgagtgaaaaatattgaaattttgccAAATTTAGAAGTTTTAACAtgattttttcaatcaaatttctaagATTGAAATCAGAGATTCAAATGGATTTTCTCCAAGTTTGTTACCTAATCCATTCTATGATAAATAGTGAGCAATTGCAGACCCCTAGGAGAGTTTTTTGGCAGCTTCGCAAACCCTAACCCGAGCTcacaagaattaaaaaaaaatcaaattagttCTTAGAGTTTGAGGGTGATCCAAGGCGTTTTAAGCTTCCCAACCAATCCATTGGTGTTTCCTGGAGCTATCCCAATTGTCGCCcactcggttttttgccatacctctcgcggagagatacgcgaactgactcttttttgtttctgcttttgtatttgaaaatcagagagtcgccaccgaccttttattttatccaattaaggaaaggtttataaaagaaacagaaaaaagacctttaagaaattctgggtaagggggtaggttatacaaagggaaggtgttagcaccctttgtatccatggttatccatgggctctttaatttgcttagctcacttgttttcaattacttttcgattgccttgaaatgctcgtatgtggttccaaatacctttgtaaattgactttgtaatgatccttgtgcggatgtatacaaagtgtttttatctttcaaaagatgtttttttgaaaaaagaacgttaacttcgtaatgatcctcgtttggatatatacaaagtattgtctttttttgaaagttttattttgaaaaacaatgatatatgagagatttgtttgttttgatttgagcaagcaaattaggaagTCTACcttgagttataaggtctttatcctatttcctttaaaaatctatcctttcaccggatataaacaaaagttcgattttgcgtttgaaataatagaatttgattttgattttgaaaagaatgagaaagggattaccctaagaggtgcaagtgtgattgtgtttggattcagatattttatctttgaagttagtgatctaacgattcaattttatctttggcatacacgcagtttatatgtgctggaatttaaaatgcggaaatgtaaaatgcggaaagtaaatctaggctattacatcgattgtgcaggaaatgtaaactacgctatttacatgaatttgacaacctatacatttttctaggaatttaaattgcaaggaaataaaagaaatgtttttggattttttatgattgtttttaattataattaatgcatgattaattaaattaaaatgaggaaaaaagatgaaaataaatttcaaacctaaaaattaagttcaaaatatgttcaaaatgcttgttaattaattttaaaacaaaactaatttttttgggatttttgaaattgatttgaaattgattaagttaattaacacataattatataaataattacacaaataattaaaacttaaagagaaaattattctaaatatgtacaaaattagcctataatatataaactatatttaatataaagaacaaaaatttttatgattttttgattggttgaaataattaaaaagcaaatatataaatataaactaattaattatgcaaaatatttaaattatgaagaaaaataaaatatttttatatcagaaaataaaatattattttagaagcctaaaaatattttgtgtattttttggatttttagaattatttaaactaattttgcaaagaaat is a window from the Vicia villosa cultivar HV-30 ecotype Madison, WI unplaced genomic scaffold, Vvil1.0 ctg.001822F_1_1, whole genome shotgun sequence genome containing:
- the LOC131636744 gene encoding uncharacterized protein LOC131636744 is translated as MKASQSRQKSFHDKRRKDLEFQAGDHVFLRVTLVTGVGRALKSKKLTPCFIGPYQISDRVGKVAYHVALPPNLANLHDVFHVSQLRKYVSDPSHVIQMDDVQVRDNLTVEMMLVQIEDREVKVLRGK